In Malus sylvestris chromosome 16, drMalSylv7.2, whole genome shotgun sequence, the following are encoded in one genomic region:
- the LOC126606690 gene encoding pentatricopeptide repeat-containing protein At1g05670, mitochondrial-like: MKRRAILSVYSFQISHHHLCLNLAVNSSLFIFRRCLSHGISLGATHTRPFPDYSPKKPSIKDAELVHRISTTIKLRCSEPFCSILKPYESHFRSDHLIWVLMNIKNDYKLVLDLFDWACLRRDPSLEAHCVVVQIAAASKDLRTAHELIHNFWAKPKLDVSVSFTRFSDRLIYTYKDWGSDPHVFDVYFQVLVETGMLNEARKLFDKLLSYGLVISVDSCNLFLTRLSSTFDGIEMAIKFFNEYPEVGAHWNTISYNIIIHCLCRLGKIKEAHHLLLQMELRGCIPDVVSYSTLISRYCYVGELQKVLKLIKEMKIKGLMQNSYTYNSIILLLCKTGKLSEAEVLLREMMVLGILPDNVVYTTLIDGFCKSGNVPAASRLFDEMQGRKVVPDYITYTAIIHGFCQIGKMTEADKFFNEMVSRGLEPDEVTYTALIDGYCKAGEMIEAFSLHNQMVSMGLTPNVVTYTALADGLCKRGEVDVANELLHEVCRKGLQLNVCTYNSIVNGLCKSGNIAEAEKLVEEMEAAGPCPDTITYTTLMDAYCKMRDMSKAQKVLHEMLDRGLQPTVVTFNVLMNGFCMSGMVVDAERLLKWMLEKGIVPNAATYNSLMKQYCIRNNMRTTTEIYRSMCAGGVIPDSNTYNILIKGHCKARNMKEAWFLHKEMAGKGFIPTSSCYSALIKGFFKRKKFAEARELFEEMRRHGVVADRETYNIFVDMNYEEGNMDITLDLCNEIIENCLVGKPKNEDT; encoded by the coding sequence ATGAAGAGGCGCGCCATCTTGTCAGTCTATAGTTTTCAGATCTCCCATCATCATCTTTGCTTAAATCTTGCTGTAAATTCTTCACTATTCATCTTTAGGAGATGTTTGAGTCATGGAATTTCCTTAGGAGCAACACATACAAGACCTTTTCCTGACTATTCCCCCAAGAAACCGTCCATCAAAGATGCCGAACTTGTACATCGCATCTCCACCACAATTAAGCTTCGCTGCTCTGAGCCCTTTTGCAGTATTCTGAAGCCTTATGAATCTCATTTCAGGTCTGACCATCTTATTTGGGTCCTCATGAATATTAAGAATGACTATAAACTAGTGTTGGATTTGTTTGACTGGGCATGCTTACGAAGGGACCCATCATTAGAAGCCCATTGTGTCGTTGTACAAATTGCTGCAGCATCAAAGGATCTTAGAACAGCACATGAGCTTATTCATAATTTTTGGGCAAAACCCAAGTTAGATGTTAGTGTTTCATTCACTCGCTTTTCTGATCGGTTGATATACACTTACAAGGATTGGGGTTCAGATCCCCATGTGTTCGATGTTTACTTCCAGGTCCTTGTTGAAACTGGGATGCTCAATGAAGCAAGAAAGCTTTTTGATAAATTGTTGAGCTATGGGTTGGTTATCTCTGTTGATTCCTGTAATTTATTTCTTACTCGGCTATCAAGCACCTTTGATGGGATTGAGATGGCAATAAAGTTTTTCAATGAATATCCTGAAGTGGGTGCTCACTGGAACACCATATCATACAATATTATCATTCATTGTCTTTGTCGATTAGGGAAAATAAAAGAAGCCCACCATTTACTCCTCCAAATGGAGTTGAGGGGTTGTATACCTGATGTTGTAAGTTATAGTACTTTAATCAGCAGATATTGTTATGTTGGAGAACTACAGAAGGTGTTGAAGCTCATcaaggaaatgaaaataaaaggattGATGCAAAATTCCTATACCTATAACAGCATAATACTCCTTCTGTGTAAGACTGGTAAACTATCTGAAGCAGAAGTGTTACTGAGGGAGATGATGGTTTTGGGAATACTTCCTGATAATGTTGTCTACACTACTCTAATTGATGGATTCTGTAAGTCGGGGAATGTTCCTGCTGCAAGTAGGCTATTTGACGAAATGCAGGGTAGGAAAGTTGTCCCTGATTATATAACATATACTGCCATTATTCATGGATTTTGTCAAATAGGGAAGATGACAGAAGCAGATAAGTTCTTCAATGAAATGGTTAGCAGAGGATTAGAACCAGATGAAGTTACTTATACAGCACTTATTGATGGTTATTGCAAAGCAGGTGAGATGATAGAGGCGTTTTCTCTTCACAACCAGATGGTTAGCATGGGGCTTACCCCAAATGTTGTCACTTATACGGCACTGGCTGATGGGCTTTGTAAAAGAGGGGAGGTAGATGTAGCAAACGAACTTCTTCATGAGGTGTGTAGGAAGGGCCTTCAACTTAATGTCTGCACTTACAACTCAATTGTTAACGGCCTTTGTAAGTCGGGAAACATAGCAGAGGCAGAAAAATTGGTGGAAGAAATGGAGGCTGCTGGGCCCTGTCCTGATACTATTACTTATACCACTTTGATGGATGCATATTGTAAGATGAGAGATATGAGTAAGGCTCAGAAGGTCCTGCATGAGATGCTCGATAGAGGGCTTCAACCTACAGTTGTCACATTCAATGTGCTGATGAATGGATTTTGTATGTCAGGAATGGTGGTAGATGCTGAGAGGCTACTCAAGTGGATGTTGGAGAAGGGTATAGTGCCTAATGCCGCAACCTACAATTCTCTCATGAAGCAGTACTGCATTAGAAATAATATGCGTACTACGACAGAAATTTATAGGAGCATGTGTGCTGGCGGGGTGATTCCTGATAGCAACACCTATAACATTTTGATAAAAGGGCATTGTAAGGCAAGGAATATGAAAGAGGCATGGTTTTTGCATAAAGAAATGGCAGGAAAGGGATTTATTCCCACGTCAAGTTGTTACAGTGCACTTATTAAGGGTTTTTTCAAGAGAAAGAAATTTGCGGAGGCAAGGGAACTATTTGAAGAAATGAGGAGACATGGTGTGGTTGCAGATAGAGAAACATACAACATTTTTGTCGATATGAACTATGAAGAAGGGAACATGGACATTACTCTTGATCTTTGCAATGAAATTATAGAGAATTGTCTTGTTGGCAAGCCCAAGAACGAAGACACGTAG